Proteins from a genomic interval of Pseudomonas sp. RC10:
- the creC gene encoding two-component system sensor histidine kinase CreC, which translates to MRLSIRIFLVYALFIGLTGYFVLSTVMKEVRPGVRQSTEETLVDTANLLAEVLREDVKNGTLSQSHFPEVLKAYGLRQPGATIWGLPKNQVNNRVYVTDAKGIVLLDSSGEAVGQDYSRWNDVYLTLRGEYGARSTRLDPHNPDSSVMHVGAPIRDGGQIIGVVTVAKPNSSLQPYVDRTERRLLWYGAGLVVLGLLFAALLSGWLSHSLRRLTSYAQSVSEGRRAELPHYRGGELAQLSHAVEHMRTQLEGKAYVERYVHTLTHELKSPLAAIRGAAELLHEDMPSEQRRRFICNIDNESARMQQLIERLLHLAMVEQRQALEESVSVPVAELIDDVLAAQSGRIERKRLKIEQSIGPDVSVTGERFLLRQAFANLAENALDFTPGEGTLRFSAERAGGRLRVSLFNSAEAIPDYALPRLSERFYSLPRPDSGRKSTGLGLNFVEEVVQLHGGELHIGNVEGGVLVSVLL; encoded by the coding sequence ATGCGCCTGAGCATCCGGATTTTTCTGGTCTATGCGCTGTTCATCGGCCTGACCGGCTATTTCGTGCTCAGTACCGTGATGAAGGAAGTCCGTCCCGGCGTTCGTCAGTCCACAGAGGAAACCTTGGTCGACACGGCCAACCTGCTGGCCGAAGTGCTGCGTGAAGACGTCAAGAACGGCACTTTGAGCCAGAGCCATTTCCCCGAGGTGTTGAAGGCCTATGGTCTGCGTCAGCCCGGCGCGACGATCTGGGGCTTGCCGAAGAATCAGGTCAACAACCGGGTCTACGTGACCGACGCCAAAGGCATCGTGCTGCTCGACTCCAGCGGCGAAGCGGTGGGGCAGGATTACTCGCGCTGGAACGACGTCTACCTGACCTTGCGAGGCGAGTACGGCGCGCGTTCGACGCGCCTCGATCCACACAATCCGGACTCGTCCGTGATGCACGTCGGCGCGCCGATTCGTGACGGCGGCCAGATCATCGGCGTCGTGACCGTCGCCAAACCCAACAGCTCGCTCCAACCCTATGTGGACCGGACCGAGCGACGCTTGCTCTGGTACGGCGCGGGGCTGGTGGTGTTGGGGCTGTTATTCGCCGCGCTGCTGTCGGGTTGGCTGAGCCACTCCTTACGTCGGCTGACGAGCTACGCGCAGTCTGTGAGTGAAGGGCGACGCGCCGAGCTGCCGCATTACCGGGGCGGCGAGTTGGCGCAACTCTCACACGCGGTGGAGCACATGCGCACACAGCTTGAGGGCAAGGCCTACGTCGAACGGTATGTGCATACGCTGACTCACGAGCTGAAAAGCCCGTTGGCCGCCATTCGTGGGGCAGCGGAATTGCTCCACGAAGACATGCCGTCCGAGCAACGTCGGCGTTTCATCTGCAATATCGACAACGAGAGCGCACGGATGCAGCAGTTGATCGAGCGGCTCCTGCACCTGGCGATGGTCGAGCAACGCCAGGCGCTGGAAGAGTCTGTCAGCGTACCTGTTGCGGAATTGATCGATGACGTTCTCGCGGCCCAAAGTGGGCGCATCGAGCGCAAACGGCTGAAGATCGAGCAGTCGATTGGGCCGGACGTCAGCGTCACGGGCGAACGTTTTCTGTTACGTCAGGCGTTCGCCAATCTGGCGGAGAACGCGCTGGACTTCACTCCGGGCGAGGGCACATTGCGCTTTTCTGCCGAGCGAGCAGGTGGGCGGCTGCGTGTCAGTCTGTTCAACAGCGCCGAAGCCATTCCCGACTACGCACTGCCTCGCCTGAGTGAGCGCTTTTATTCACTGCCAAGGCCTGACAGCGGCCGTAAAAGCACGGGGCTTGGACTCAATTTCGTTGAGGAAGTGGTGCAGCTGCACGGCGGTGAACTGCACATTGGAAATGTTGAAGGCGGCGTTCTGGTGAGCGTTCTTCTGTAG
- a CDS encoding TonB-dependent siderophore receptor: protein MSRTLQTLLRPSLLAVAVALTVPLASTHVMAASQASSVRPYNLPAASLSTTLTQIASQAGVALSLDPSLAAGRTSAPVQGQFDAPGAMAQALRGTGLQLSQTSAGTYSVIAAPEGVMALPETSIQGRQDGFESAWGPAEGYAATRTAAGTKTDTALAEAPRSISVATRQQMQDRAVQNLDDAVRYMPGVVASSYGSDSRAEWLKIRGFEPTQFLDGLPLPKGAYVMPKMETWDLERVAVLRGPASSVYGQTPPGGMIDMVSRRPQAEASHEIQAQVGSYNRKQISFDSTGKIDDADTFEYRVSGVVRDSGTTVDHIDDKRYNIAPSLTWNINPDTKLTFLSQFNRDDTGSTSQFLPIQGTKYPSAAGHVKYHENLGDPHWENYDKTYYALGYAFETRLNDVWQFKQNLRYTKSDLEFHTITAGGFFGSVADDGTLSRGANVVNEDMSQFALDNNFQADFDTGALKHTLLLGLDYQRINHNYKWLFGSAPNSNIITPIYGQDFSKVAYTAFQNYNQKTDDVGAYFQDQMALDNWRLTLGGRQDLLKTESKFYNTNQSDDRTDSAFTGNAALSYVFDSGFTPYVSYAESFQAEQGGANGNAFKPGTGKQYEAGIKYQPPGTDLLFTAAAYDLTRRDIVLSDTLGVQRPLGEAKVRGFELEAVGNVTDNLKVTASYTYANSKMTKVTDPLDKNRPLPLTPENAASIWGDYTWHTGLLDGFGLGFGARYIGETDNIAIGSYGFVADSNYGHSNAYTVYDAAVHYDLGRMNNSLKGVSVSVNANNVFDKEYISTCDGFYCYFGDRRSVLASVDYKW from the coding sequence ATGTCCCGCACGCTTCAAACCCTTCTGCGACCGAGCTTGTTGGCTGTCGCCGTTGCTCTGACCGTTCCGTTGGCAAGCACGCACGTCATGGCCGCCTCGCAGGCGTCCAGCGTTCGTCCGTACAACCTGCCTGCGGCATCGCTGTCCACGACTCTGACCCAGATTGCCAGCCAGGCGGGCGTCGCGCTGTCGCTGGACCCGTCGCTGGCAGCAGGTCGCACGTCGGCACCGGTTCAGGGTCAGTTCGATGCGCCGGGCGCCATGGCCCAGGCGTTGCGTGGCACGGGTCTGCAACTCAGCCAGACGTCAGCGGGCACGTACAGCGTGATCGCCGCGCCAGAAGGCGTGATGGCGCTTCCGGAAACCAGCATTCAAGGCCGCCAGGACGGATTTGAAAGCGCATGGGGTCCGGCTGAGGGTTATGCCGCCACTCGCACCGCTGCGGGCACCAAAACGGATACCGCGCTGGCCGAAGCACCGCGTTCTATCTCCGTTGCCACGCGCCAGCAAATGCAGGACCGCGCCGTTCAAAACCTCGACGACGCCGTGCGTTACATGCCGGGGGTGGTCGCCAGCAGCTACGGCAGCGACAGCCGCGCCGAGTGGCTGAAAATCCGTGGCTTCGAGCCGACTCAGTTCCTCGATGGCCTGCCGCTGCCGAAAGGCGCCTACGTCATGCCAAAAATGGAAACCTGGGACCTGGAGCGCGTTGCCGTGCTGCGCGGCCCGGCCTCTTCGGTTTACGGCCAAACGCCTCCGGGCGGCATGATCGATATGGTCAGTCGTCGCCCGCAAGCTGAAGCCAGCCATGAGATTCAGGCTCAGGTCGGCAGTTACAACCGCAAGCAGATCAGCTTCGACAGCACCGGCAAAATCGACGACGCGGACACGTTTGAATACCGCGTCAGCGGTGTGGTCCGCGACAGCGGCACGACCGTCGATCACATTGACGACAAACGCTACAACATTGCGCCGAGCCTGACGTGGAACATCAACCCGGACACCAAGCTGACGTTCCTCAGCCAGTTCAACCGCGACGATACCGGCAGCACCAGCCAGTTCTTGCCGATCCAGGGCACCAAATACCCGTCGGCCGCCGGTCATGTGAAATACCACGAGAACCTGGGCGATCCGCACTGGGAAAACTACGACAAAACCTATTACGCACTGGGTTATGCCTTCGAAACGCGCCTGAACGACGTCTGGCAGTTCAAGCAAAACCTGCGCTACACGAAAAGTGATCTGGAATTCCACACCATTACCGCAGGCGGCTTCTTCGGCTCGGTGGCGGACGACGGCACACTTTCCCGCGGCGCCAACGTCGTGAACGAAGACATGAGCCAGTTTGCGCTGGACAACAACTTCCAGGCTGACTTCGACACTGGCGCGCTCAAGCACACCTTACTGCTGGGGCTGGATTACCAGCGCATCAACCACAACTACAAGTGGTTGTTCGGCAGCGCGCCAAACAGCAACATCATTACGCCGATCTATGGTCAGGACTTCAGCAAAGTCGCTTACACGGCGTTCCAGAACTACAACCAGAAAACGGACGACGTCGGTGCCTACTTTCAGGACCAGATGGCCCTGGACAACTGGCGCCTGACCCTGGGCGGTCGTCAAGACCTGCTCAAGACCGAGTCCAAGTTCTACAACACCAATCAGTCTGATGACCGCACCGACAGCGCCTTCACCGGCAACGCGGCACTGAGCTATGTCTTTGATTCGGGCTTTACCCCTTACGTTTCCTACGCCGAATCGTTCCAGGCGGAACAAGGTGGCGCCAATGGCAACGCCTTCAAACCGGGCACTGGCAAGCAGTACGAAGCAGGGATCAAGTACCAGCCTCCAGGTACCGACCTGCTGTTCACAGCCGCCGCTTACGACCTGACCCGTCGCGACATCGTGCTGAGCGACACACTGGGCGTGCAGCGTCCTCTGGGCGAAGCGAAGGTGCGTGGTTTCGAACTGGAAGCCGTCGGTAACGTCACCGACAACCTGAAAGTCACCGCGTCGTACACCTACGCCAACAGCAAGATGACCAAAGTCACCGACCCGCTGGACAAGAACCGTCCACTGCCGCTGACGCCTGAAAACGCTGCTTCCATCTGGGGCGACTACACCTGGCATACCGGGCTGCTCGACGGCTTCGGTCTGGGCTTCGGCGCACGCTACATCGGCGAAACCGACAACATTGCCATTGGTAGCTACGGCTTCGTTGCTGACTCGAATTACGGTCACAGCAATGCTTACACCGTTTATGACGCGGCCGTTCATTACGACCTCGGTCGCATGAACAACTCCCTCAAAGGCGTGAGCGTCTCGGTGAACGCGAACAACGTGTTCGACAAGGAATACATTTCCACGTGCGACGGCTTCTACTGCTACTTCGGCGATCGCCGCAGCGTGCTCGCAAGCGTGGACTACAAATGGTAA
- the creB gene encoding two-component system response regulator CreB, translating into MPHILIVEDEAAIADTLVYALQGEGFTTTWLALGLAAVEYQRATPADLVILDIGLPDISGFETCKQLRRFTEVPVMFLSARDGEIDRVVGLEIGADDYVVKPFSPREVTARVRAILKRMSPRIDPSASSNGHFLIDADRVLITYRGQPLGLTRHEFRLLQCLLEQPQRVFSREQLLDALGVPSDAGYERSIDSHIKSVRAKLRMIAPDAEPIQTHRGLGYSYSPERS; encoded by the coding sequence ATGCCCCACATTCTGATTGTCGAAGATGAAGCCGCCATCGCCGATACCCTCGTCTATGCCTTGCAGGGCGAGGGTTTCACCACCACGTGGCTGGCGCTGGGGCTGGCGGCCGTCGAGTATCAGCGTGCGACACCTGCCGATCTGGTCATCCTCGACATCGGTTTGCCCGACATCAGCGGCTTCGAAACCTGCAAGCAACTGCGCCGTTTCACCGAAGTGCCGGTGATGTTTCTGAGTGCTCGCGATGGTGAAATCGACCGGGTGGTGGGGCTTGAAATCGGCGCGGACGATTACGTCGTCAAGCCTTTCAGCCCCCGGGAAGTCACCGCGCGGGTTCGGGCGATTCTCAAGCGTATGTCACCACGCATCGATCCCTCGGCCTCCAGCAATGGTCATTTTTTGATCGACGCGGATCGCGTGCTCATCACCTATCGCGGGCAACCGCTTGGCCTCACGCGTCACGAATTTCGGCTGTTGCAGTGCTTGCTGGAACAACCCCAGCGGGTATTCAGTCGCGAGCAATTGCTCGACGCGTTGGGCGTGCCCAGCGATGCGGGCTATGAGCGCAGCATCGACAGCCACATCAAGAGCGTGCGCGCCAAACTGCGCATGATTGCGCCCGATGCGGAGCCGATCCAGACCCATCGTGGCTTGGGGTACAGCTACAGCCCGGAGCGCAGCTGA
- a CDS encoding RNA polymerase sigma factor, whose protein sequence is MSSLQSSQHQLVGTLYRDHRSWLLAWLKRNVACPHRAEDLSQDTFIRLLGREHLEAPREPRAFLVQVAKGLLFDYFRRAALEQAYLSELMLIPEAEHPSLEEQQLILEDLKAIDRMLGKLSSKARAAFLYNRLDGLSHAEIAEKVGVSIPRVRQYLAQGMRQCYVALYGEPT, encoded by the coding sequence GTGTCGTCACTCCAAAGCTCTCAACATCAGCTTGTCGGAACGCTCTATCGCGACCATCGCAGCTGGTTGCTGGCCTGGCTGAAGCGCAACGTCGCCTGCCCGCACCGTGCCGAGGACTTGAGCCAGGACACCTTTATTCGGCTGCTGGGACGTGAGCACCTGGAAGCACCGCGTGAACCCCGGGCGTTTCTTGTGCAGGTCGCCAAGGGGCTGCTGTTCGATTACTTCCGACGTGCAGCGCTGGAACAGGCCTACCTCAGTGAGTTGATGCTGATTCCCGAAGCCGAACACCCTTCGCTCGAAGAGCAGCAACTGATCCTCGAAGACCTCAAAGCCATCGACCGCATGCTCGGCAAGCTGTCGAGCAAGGCGCGGGCAGCGTTCCTCTATAACCGTCTGGATGGCCTGAGCCACGCAGAAATTGCTGAGAAAGTGGGGGTCTCCATCCCTCGCGTCCGGCAATACCTCGCCCAAGGCATGCGTCAGTGCTATGTCGCACTGTATGGCGAGCCCACATGA
- a CDS encoding ATP-dependent zinc protease produces the protein MKSLLALLSLLALPVMAAEPTLYGRYEYIQVSEFGETFKAKMDTGALTASLSAKDIELFKRDGDDWVRFRLATKDADNKVYEHKVSRISRIKGRSDGDDDDEPVDPTKRPVVDLELCLGNVKRTVEVNLVDRSHFNYPLLIGAKALREFGAAVNPARRYTADKPEC, from the coding sequence GTGAAATCCCTTCTGGCGCTTCTGTCTCTGCTGGCGTTGCCTGTCATGGCCGCCGAACCGACGTTGTACGGTCGCTACGAGTACATTCAGGTTTCGGAATTCGGCGAAACCTTCAAGGCCAAGATGGACACCGGCGCGCTCACTGCCTCGTTGTCGGCCAAGGATATCGAGCTGTTCAAGCGTGATGGCGATGACTGGGTGCGCTTCCGTCTGGCCACCAAAGACGCTGATAACAAGGTCTACGAACACAAGGTGTCGCGCATCAGCCGCATCAAAGGCCGGTCCGATGGCGATGATGACGATGAGCCGGTCGATCCGACCAAACGCCCGGTGGTGGACCTGGAGCTTTGCCTCGGCAACGTCAAGCGCACCGTCGAGGTGAACCTGGTGGACCGAAGCCATTTCAACTACCCGTTGCTGATCGGCGCCAAGGCCTTGCGTGAATTCGGCGCGGCCGTGAACCCGGCCCGTCGTTACACCGCTGACAAGCCCGAGTGCTGA
- a CDS encoding PepSY-associated TM helix domain-containing protein → MKSQTIRRWSFIHTWSSLICTLFLLMLSITGLPLVFHHEIDHLLGDAPEIKEMPADTPRMDLQQLVKAAEAHRPGEVVQYFGWDEDEPNGIYAYMGKTAGGDPNDTHTFMLDARTGEAVETPSANGGFMMVMLRLHVDMYAGLPGKLLLAFMGLLFVLAIISGVVLYAPFMRRLDFATVRPNKSTRVRWLDLHNLIGVVTLTWASVVGITGVLNACADLVIAQWRNDSLAAMVAPYKDAPPLTDRAPATRLLDIAKTTVPGAEPSFIAFPGSRFSSEHHYSVFMKGDTHLTSHLLTPVLIDAKDLTVTAIVSSPWYMDALLLSQPLHFGDYGGMPMKILWGVLDVLTIIVLGSGVYLWWVRRKAATTANVHQAVEAA, encoded by the coding sequence ATGAAGAGCCAAACCATCCGCCGCTGGTCGTTCATCCACACGTGGAGCAGCCTGATTTGCACGCTGTTTCTGCTGATGCTGTCGATCACCGGCCTGCCGCTGGTGTTTCATCATGAGATCGATCACCTGCTCGGCGATGCCCCTGAAATCAAGGAAATGCCCGCCGATACGCCGCGCATGGACCTCCAGCAACTGGTAAAAGCCGCCGAAGCCCATCGCCCTGGCGAGGTCGTCCAATACTTCGGCTGGGACGAAGACGAGCCCAACGGCATCTATGCGTACATGGGCAAGACGGCGGGTGGCGACCCTAACGATACCCATACCTTCATGCTCGACGCCCGCACTGGCGAAGCGGTTGAAACACCGTCAGCCAACGGCGGTTTCATGATGGTGATGCTGCGTTTGCATGTGGACATGTACGCCGGGCTGCCCGGAAAGCTGCTACTCGCCTTCATGGGGCTGCTTTTTGTATTAGCGATTATTTCAGGCGTAGTGCTGTATGCGCCGTTCATGCGCCGACTGGATTTCGCCACCGTGCGCCCGAACAAATCGACCCGCGTGCGCTGGCTCGATCTGCACAACCTCATTGGTGTGGTGACCCTGACGTGGGCCTCCGTGGTCGGCATCACCGGCGTGCTCAACGCCTGCGCAGACCTGGTGATCGCGCAATGGCGCAACGACTCACTCGCCGCGATGGTCGCGCCCTACAAGGACGCCCCGCCGCTGACCGACCGCGCGCCCGCCACGCGCTTACTGGACATCGCCAAGACCACGGTGCCGGGCGCTGAGCCTTCGTTTATCGCGTTTCCCGGCTCGCGCTTTTCCAGCGAGCACCACTACTCAGTGTTCATGAAGGGCGACACGCACCTGACCTCGCACTTGCTGACACCCGTGCTGATCGACGCGAAAGACCTGACCGTCACAGCCATCGTCAGCAGCCCGTGGTACATGGACGCGCTACTGCTGTCGCAACCGCTCCACTTCGGCGATTACGGCGGCATGCCGATGAAAATCCTGTGGGGCGTGCTGGATGTGCTGACCATCATCGTGCTGGGCAGTGGCGTGTACCTGTGGTGGGTGCGGCGTAAAGCGGCGACAACGGCCAATGTTCATCAGGCAGTGGAGGCAGCATGA
- a CDS encoding FecR family protein, whose amino-acid sequence MPTRPVSSHVLDAAIAWQLCLDCGQGSEAEREEFAKWYAASEEHARAWSQLGMLDQRFVRTTGPARSALLRSREGVGRQMRKVGRGVAGFAVALGLTLFLGDRFLPMNYWLADQRTATGEQRTIRLSDNTLIRLNTHSALDVKFDAKQRRVILQEGEIFVETGSHEDPRPFIVETDEGQMRALGTKFLVKRRDDGTLVSVLQSAVAAHPQASDNEMILREGQQMLIQRHSLGPMVAIAPGADAWMRGMLVVDNAALKDVIAEIGRYRAGFLSVAPEVADLRITGSFPLNDTDLALKALMPTLPVAIEARTHWWVTVVANDARQTRKL is encoded by the coding sequence ATTCCGACGCGCCCGGTTTCATCGCACGTGTTGGACGCCGCGATCGCCTGGCAGCTTTGCCTGGACTGCGGACAAGGCAGCGAGGCCGAGCGTGAAGAGTTCGCCAAGTGGTACGCCGCCAGTGAGGAACACGCCCGGGCATGGTCGCAACTGGGCATGCTGGATCAACGATTCGTACGCACTACCGGCCCTGCCCGTTCGGCGCTGCTGCGCTCCCGCGAAGGCGTTGGCCGACAGATGCGTAAAGTCGGGCGCGGAGTGGCAGGTTTTGCCGTGGCCCTGGGGTTGACCCTGTTTCTGGGCGACCGCTTTTTGCCGATGAATTACTGGCTGGCGGATCAACGCACGGCAACCGGTGAGCAACGCACCATTCGACTGTCGGACAACACCCTCATTCGTCTCAATACCCACAGCGCTCTTGATGTGAAGTTCGACGCCAAACAACGTCGGGTCATTCTTCAGGAAGGCGAAATCTTCGTCGAAACCGGCAGCCACGAAGACCCACGGCCTTTTATCGTCGAAACCGACGAAGGCCAGATGCGGGCGCTGGGTACGAAATTTCTGGTCAAGCGCCGGGACGACGGCACCTTGGTGAGCGTGCTGCAATCCGCCGTGGCGGCTCATCCCCAGGCGTCCGACAACGAGATGATTTTGCGTGAAGGTCAGCAAATGCTGATCCAGCGTCACAGCCTGGGGCCGATGGTCGCGATTGCGCCCGGTGCAGACGCGTGGATGCGCGGCATGCTCGTGGTGGACAACGCCGCGCTCAAGGACGTCATCGCGGAGATTGGCCGATACAGGGCAGGTTTTTTGAGCGTGGCGCCGGAAGTAGCTGATCTGAGAATCACCGGCAGCTTCCCGCTGAACGACACCGACCTCGCCCTGAAGGCCCTGATGCCCACCCTGCCCGTGGCCATCGAAGCGCGCACGCACTGGTGGGTGACGGTGGTGGCCAACGATGCGAGGCAGACCCGCAAGCTGTAG
- a CDS encoding glutathione S-transferase family protein, translating to MTLYFNPASPFSRKVLILLHETGQTGRVHLKPVNVTPVNPNPEVCHDNPSGKIPALVLADDNVIHDSRVILDYLDHQHVGNPLIPREGPSRWRRLTLASLADAILDAAVLIRYETFLRPEEKQWNDWLENQSEKIARSLSYFETEAVTELSARFDIASISLASGLGYLDFRQPDLGWRSTYPRLASWYYEISQRPSMLETQTPV from the coding sequence ATGACGCTGTATTTCAACCCGGCCTCGCCGTTCTCGCGCAAGGTGCTGATTCTGCTCCACGAAACGGGACAGACAGGGAGAGTCCACCTCAAGCCGGTCAATGTCACGCCCGTCAATCCCAATCCCGAGGTGTGTCACGACAACCCTTCCGGCAAAATCCCCGCGCTGGTCCTCGCCGACGACAACGTCATCCACGACAGCCGGGTGATCCTCGATTATCTGGACCATCAACACGTCGGTAACCCGCTGATCCCCCGCGAAGGCCCGTCGCGCTGGCGACGGTTGACACTGGCGTCACTGGCCGACGCTATTCTCGACGCAGCTGTATTGATCCGCTACGAGACCTTTCTTCGCCCCGAGGAGAAACAGTGGAATGACTGGCTCGAAAACCAGAGCGAAAAAATCGCCCGATCGCTTTCCTATTTCGAAACCGAAGCGGTAACTGAGCTGAGTGCGCGTTTCGACATCGCGTCGATCAGCCTCGCCAGCGGGTTGGGCTATCTGGACTTCCGCCAACCCGACCTGGGCTGGCGCAGCACCTATCCCCGCCTGGCCAGCTGGTATTACGAGATCAGCCAGCGTCCATCGATGCTGGAGACCCAGACACCCGTTTAG
- the creD gene encoding cell envelope integrity protein CreD, whose protein sequence is MNKGVSLYKLGMIGLLMLLLLIPLMMINGIIQDRQSRRNVVIHDIARSSSYSQQLTGPVLIVPYRRTVQASRRSEVTQQRYEEPVEERGRLYFLPDEFTLNGKVQTEVRARGIYEARLYHATNTIAGNFVLPERFGLGDEYKNYHFDEPFLAVGISDVRGIENDLKLNLDGKTFDFVPGTDVPLLGEGVRVMLPTENGAEKTTLSFAFDLRLQGTGQLQVTPVGKSSRVELSADWPHPSFIGNFLPSARNVSDTNFNATWETSFFSTNLQDILNRCPASKICTELTSRSFGVSFISPVDQYLKADRSIKYALLFIALTFAGFLLFEVLKGLAVHPVQYALVGAALALFYLLLLSLSEHIGFGVAYLISATVCVALISFYVSHVLGSVAHGTGFGIGLGTLYALLYGLLSAEDYALLMGSLLLFGLLVVFMVLTRKLDWYAIAQRPAKPVEPVLEVAK, encoded by the coding sequence ATGAACAAAGGCGTGTCGTTGTACAAACTGGGGATGATCGGGCTGCTGATGCTGCTCTTGTTGATCCCGCTGATGATGATCAACGGGATCATTCAGGACCGGCAGAGTCGGCGCAATGTTGTGATCCACGACATCGCTCGCAGTTCCAGTTATAGCCAGCAACTGACCGGCCCTGTGCTGATCGTGCCGTATCGCAGGACCGTTCAGGCGTCTCGCCGCAGCGAGGTCACTCAACAACGTTACGAGGAGCCTGTCGAAGAGCGAGGGCGGCTGTATTTTCTCCCCGATGAATTCACCCTCAACGGCAAGGTGCAGACCGAGGTGCGCGCTCGGGGTATTTACGAGGCGCGGCTCTACCATGCGACCAACACGATCGCGGGCAATTTCGTTTTGCCTGAACGTTTCGGGTTAGGCGACGAATACAAGAATTACCATTTCGACGAGCCGTTCCTGGCGGTGGGTATCAGCGATGTTCGTGGCATCGAAAATGATCTGAAGCTCAACCTTGACGGCAAGACATTCGATTTCGTGCCCGGCACCGATGTCCCGCTGCTCGGCGAGGGCGTCAGGGTCATGCTGCCGACGGAAAATGGCGCTGAGAAAACGACACTGAGTTTCGCCTTCGACCTGCGCCTGCAAGGCACCGGGCAGCTTCAGGTCACGCCCGTTGGCAAATCCAGCCGAGTGGAGCTTTCTGCGGATTGGCCGCACCCCAGCTTCATCGGCAATTTCCTGCCCAGCGCTCGCAACGTGTCCGACACGAATTTCAATGCCACTTGGGAAACCTCATTCTTCTCAACCAACTTGCAAGACATTCTTAATCGCTGCCCGGCGTCGAAAATCTGCACTGAGCTCACGTCACGCAGCTTCGGCGTCAGCTTCATCTCGCCGGTCGATCAATACCTCAAGGCAGATCGCTCGATCAAATACGCGCTGCTGTTCATCGCGCTGACGTTTGCCGGTTTCCTGCTGTTCGAAGTGCTCAAGGGGTTGGCCGTGCACCCGGTTCAATACGCCCTGGTCGGTGCGGCGCTGGCGCTGTTTTACCTGCTGCTGTTGTCGCTGTCGGAGCACATCGGCTTTGGAGTCGCCTATCTGATCTCAGCAACGGTCTGCGTCGCGCTCATCAGCTTTTATGTCTCCCACGTGCTGGGTAGCGTGGCGCATGGGACGGGGTTCGGCATTGGGCTGGGCACGTTGTACGCGCTGCTTTATGGGTTGCTCAGCGCCGAGGATTACGCACTGCTGATGGGCTCGTTGCTGTTGTTCGGTTTGCTGGTGGTGTTCATGGTGTTGACTCGCAAACTTGATTGGTACGCGATCGCTCAGCGACCGGCTAAACCTGTCGAACCCGTGCTGGAGGTGGCCAAATGA
- a CDS encoding 3'-5' exonuclease → MNLFQWLKPPKRLKAPDLTAGQKERLNNLPRAAALGADSLRKQRWVVMDLETSGLNMSRDEVLSIGAVVIEDGAIDLGQQFERTLLRPDHKLSPSVLIHGLGPSAIAAGSEPVEALLDFMDFVGDSPMLAFHAPFDQHMLGRALKESLGYKLQHPFLDVADIAPLLCPQACLRQAGLDDWTGFFGLHAEERHHASADALVTAELALILMSHARRQEMDSPLLLEQGLAKWRRRQQSHSF, encoded by the coding sequence ATGAACCTGTTCCAGTGGCTCAAGCCACCCAAACGCCTAAAGGCGCCTGACCTCACCGCCGGACAGAAAGAGCGGTTGAACAACCTGCCCCGAGCTGCTGCGCTGGGTGCTGATTCGCTGCGCAAACAACGCTGGGTAGTGATGGACCTTGAGACCAGCGGCCTGAACATGAGCCGCGACGAGGTGCTGTCGATCGGTGCCGTGGTGATCGAAGACGGCGCCATCGACCTGGGTCAGCAATTCGAGCGCACCCTGCTGCGCCCTGATCACAAACTCAGTCCCAGCGTGTTGATCCACGGTTTGGGGCCGAGTGCGATTGCGGCGGGCAGCGAGCCGGTCGAGGCACTGCTGGATTTCATGGACTTCGTTGGAGACAGCCCGATGCTGGCGTTTCATGCGCCCTTCGACCAGCACATGCTCGGGCGTGCATTAAAAGAAAGCCTCGGCTACAAACTGCAGCACCCGTTTTTAGACGTGGCGGACATCGCACCCCTGCTTTGTCCCCAAGCCTGTTTGCGGCAAGCGGGGCTGGACGACTGGACCGGCTTTTTCGGACTGCATGCCGAGGAGCGCCATCACGCCAGTGCCGACGCGCTCGTCACGGCCGAACTGGCGCTGATCCTGATGAGCCATGCGCGACGGCAGGAAATGGACAGTCCATTGCTGCTTGAGCAAGGTCTGGCGAAATGGCGGCGTCGGCAGCAGTCGCATTCTTTTTGA